In the genome of Streptomyces violaceoruber, the window CCCTTCTACAAGGCCGACCGAGAGGCCGAGATGAGAGCCGCACACGCGCACTTCCAGGCCCGGCTGGACGCGGAGATCGCCGCCGGGCGCTGGACACCGCCCGACCGCGAAGCCCTACAGGCGTAGTCGGCGAGCTCCGCCGGACAAAGGTCTGCCCCTGACGCCTTGCCAGGGGCAGACCCAACGCCCTACCGGACGGCGAAGCCGACGAACGCGGTCCAGGCCGCCTCATCGACCGCAAAGCCGCGGCGGGCTATGTCCTTGGAGTCGCGCACGTGGACGACATGAGGGCTGACGGCAACCTCGACGCACTCGCCGCCTTCCTCGCTGCTGTAACTGCTCCTGACCCAAACAAGCCCAGATGCGTGCTCCCGTACCTTGGCTCTCATAGCTCTCCCAGCAGTTTCTCAACGTAGGTGAGCGACGCCTGAGGCGTGAGTGCCTGCGCTCGCAGGATCCCGTACTTGACCTCAAGGCCCTTCACGGGCCGTCGCTCAGTGTGTACGTGGCTAACGTTCTGAACCTCAACGTAAGCGATCCTGCGTCCTTCGCTCGTCTCGATCAAGGTGAATGGGCCAGCAAGTCCAGCGTGCTCCTCGCTGCCCAGAGGCATGACCTGAATCTCAACCGTTCGCTTCTGTCCAGCCAGCAGGATCTGCTCCAACTGGCCGCGCAACACACCTCGACCGCCGATCGGCCTTCGCAACACGGACTCGTCGATGACGAAGCTC includes:
- a CDS encoding DUF397 domain-containing protein, with amino-acid sequence MRAKVREHASGLVWVRSSYSSEEGGECVEVAVSPHVVHVRDSKDIARRGFAVDEAAWTAFVGFAVR